In Candidatus Polarisedimenticolaceae bacterium, one genomic interval encodes:
- a CDS encoding M48 family metalloprotease, producing MTEKEFTTLVLANEARANRNPSLYKLRVAGMAAGAYAYLLGMIVVLLAAAVAVCWAAAAGHAGGLIKLLFPIGFVLWIVLRAMWVRMDPPDGLVVTERDAPELFSMIEEARRAVGAPRPDVVRIDGQLNASISQIPRLGFLGWHRNHLTLGLPLMRLLTPDEFRSVVAHEFGHLSKAHGAIGAWIYRLRATWGRIVEDLEKEGRGDWLVSGFFKRFNPRFAAASFVLARQHEYEADRLAAQAAGAPAAASALARLDVAARFVEGGYWPALFHAVTLRPDPPERPFDGLGGAVPYERTEVLKEALDAALEVRTGVADTHPSLADRLRALGAKPAVPQSPATTADVAYLGSALPSIEAALSRTWLEAVEPRWRERHRLHRESEEELAALEANREPSTDEAFRRAQLTEELRGLEAAIPRYEEVHAMNGALAGPLGALARHRLSQGDESGIALLERALESDPDSTPFVSRLVYDFLRARERRDEAAAWRKRGELYEAKLEAARAERETLRKDDPLEPHGLETAVVDALLDQLRDRKGLGKAWLVRKRMEHFPDRRKWILVVSGAGWLRTDKRIVTLVSEIAQDVGFPGDTMIVGLTSGNGFLKGMVQKVEGARIL from the coding sequence ATGACCGAGAAGGAATTCACCACCCTCGTCCTGGCGAACGAAGCCCGGGCGAATCGCAACCCCTCGCTCTACAAGCTCCGCGTGGCCGGGATGGCCGCCGGGGCCTATGCGTACCTGCTGGGCATGATCGTCGTGCTGCTCGCCGCGGCGGTGGCCGTGTGCTGGGCCGCGGCCGCCGGGCACGCGGGTGGACTGATCAAGCTCTTGTTCCCGATCGGGTTCGTCCTCTGGATCGTCCTGCGCGCGATGTGGGTGCGCATGGACCCGCCCGACGGCCTCGTCGTCACCGAGCGCGACGCCCCCGAGCTCTTCTCGATGATCGAGGAGGCGCGGCGTGCGGTGGGGGCGCCCAGGCCCGACGTCGTCCGCATCGACGGGCAGCTCAATGCCTCGATCTCGCAGATTCCGAGGCTGGGCTTTCTCGGCTGGCACCGCAACCACCTGACGCTCGGCCTTCCGCTCATGCGCCTTCTGACCCCCGACGAGTTCCGCTCGGTGGTCGCGCACGAGTTCGGGCACCTCTCGAAGGCGCACGGCGCCATCGGCGCGTGGATCTACCGGTTGCGGGCGACCTGGGGCCGGATCGTGGAGGACCTCGAGAAGGAGGGGCGGGGGGACTGGCTGGTCAGCGGTTTCTTCAAGCGTTTCAATCCGCGTTTCGCGGCGGCGTCGTTCGTCCTGGCGCGCCAGCACGAATACGAGGCCGACCGCCTCGCGGCGCAGGCGGCGGGAGCGCCGGCGGCGGCGTCCGCGCTCGCGCGCCTCGACGTCGCCGCGCGTTTCGTCGAGGGAGGGTACTGGCCGGCGCTCTTCCATGCGGTGACGCTCCGGCCCGATCCTCCCGAGCGCCCGTTCGACGGCCTCGGCGGCGCCGTGCCGTACGAGCGGACCGAGGTCCTGAAGGAGGCGCTCGACGCCGCGCTCGAGGTCCGCACCGGCGTGGCGGACACCCACCCGAGTCTCGCCGACCGGTTGCGCGCCCTCGGCGCGAAGCCGGCGGTCCCGCAGTCCCCGGCGACGACGGCCGACGTGGCCTACCTCGGATCGGCGCTGCCGTCGATCGAGGCGGCGCTGTCGCGGACGTGGCTCGAGGCCGTGGAGCCGCGATGGCGCGAGCGCCACCGGCTGCACCGCGAGTCCGAAGAGGAGCTCGCGGCGCTCGAGGCCAATCGCGAGCCTTCGACCGACGAGGCGTTCCGCCGCGCGCAGCTCACCGAGGAGCTGCGCGGACTCGAGGCGGCGATCCCCCGGTACGAGGAGGTGCACGCCATGAACGGCGCGCTCGCGGGACCGCTCGGCGCGCTCGCGCGTCACCGGCTGTCGCAGGGGGACGAATCCGGGATCGCGCTCCTCGAGCGGGCGCTCGAGAGCGATCCCGACTCGACCCCGTTCGTCAGCCGGCTCGTCTACGACTTCCTGCGGGCGCGCGAGCGGCGCGACGAGGCGGCGGCGTGGCGCAAGCGCGGCGAGCTGTACGAGGCGAAGCTCGAGGCGGCGAGGGCCGAGCGCGAGACCCTGCGCAAGGACGACCCCCTCGAGCCGCACGGGCTGGAAACGGCGGTCGTCGATGCGCTCCTTGACCAGCTGCGCGACCGGAAGGGGCTGGGGAAGGCCTGGCTCGTCCGGAAGCGTATGGAGCATTTCCCCGATCGCCGGAAGTGGATCCTGGTCGTCAGCGGCGCCGGATGGCTCCGGACCGACAAGCGGATCGTGACACTCGTTTCCGAGATCGCGCAGGACGTGGGGTTTCCCGGGGACACGATGATCGTGGGACTCACCTCCGGCAACGGCTTCCTGAAGGGGATGGTCCAGAAGGTGGAGGGGGCCCGGATCCTCTGA
- a CDS encoding FAD-binding protein — MDRLYAPLVDALEGLVYTPEQYNAEHLTNYGRVFQWTPRFVVYPKSQGDIVKLVAFAREHRLHLSNRGSAHSQSGLAISDGGILLEMKSMNRIGDVDHDNLTVDVEPGVVWRDLTHHLKRWNLVPRVLTNNLGVTVGGTVSMAGIGVASFKYGSQGDNVAEMDVVTGDGSVVTCSPERNEDLFWGVVAGLGQFGIATRIRLQLRRMKPMSRTYYLLYDDLRVFLEDARVSMDSGKWDHLESWGAPCSQGTRPVGGVRQVFAKWFYPFHLTVEYDEGNPPNDAEMLAGLRPYDNLYVDDCPTIDFLERMVPVFELWKKAGTWEFMHPWIECILPWETAADCIQEVLRDTHPGIQVGGHVLLWPAKGTSSRSKNFKVPEGENLVGFGLLPAVPQKFWGEAKERLENASRLMLMFGAKRYLSGWVNFTAEEWREHYGARWDELVELKRRFDPDRIFNPGFLPL; from the coding sequence ATGGATCGTCTGTACGCGCCTCTCGTCGATGCCCTCGAGGGCCTGGTCTACACGCCCGAGCAGTACAACGCGGAGCACCTGACGAACTACGGCCGGGTCTTCCAGTGGACCCCGCGGTTCGTGGTCTACCCGAAGTCGCAGGGCGACATCGTGAAGCTGGTCGCGTTCGCGCGCGAGCACCGGCTGCACCTCTCGAATCGCGGCTCGGCGCACAGCCAGTCGGGGCTCGCGATCAGCGACGGCGGGATCCTGCTCGAGATGAAGTCGATGAACCGCATCGGCGACGTCGATCACGACAACCTGACGGTCGACGTCGAGCCGGGGGTCGTCTGGCGCGACCTGACGCACCACCTCAAGCGCTGGAACCTCGTCCCCCGCGTGCTGACCAACAACCTCGGCGTGACGGTGGGCGGCACCGTGTCGATGGCGGGGATCGGCGTCGCGTCGTTCAAGTACGGCTCGCAGGGGGACAACGTCGCCGAGATGGACGTCGTCACCGGAGACGGCAGCGTCGTGACCTGCTCCCCCGAGCGGAACGAGGATCTCTTCTGGGGGGTCGTCGCCGGACTCGGGCAGTTCGGGATCGCGACCCGCATCCGTCTGCAGCTGCGGCGCATGAAGCCGATGTCGCGGACGTACTACCTCCTCTACGACGACCTGCGCGTGTTCCTCGAGGACGCGCGCGTCTCGATGGACAGCGGGAAGTGGGACCACCTCGAATCGTGGGGGGCGCCGTGCTCCCAGGGGACGCGTCCCGTCGGCGGCGTGCGGCAGGTCTTCGCGAAGTGGTTCTATCCGTTCCACCTCACCGTCGAATACGACGAGGGGAACCCGCCCAACGACGCCGAGATGCTCGCGGGGCTGCGCCCCTACGACAACCTCTACGTGGACGACTGCCCGACGATCGACTTCCTCGAGCGCATGGTGCCGGTCTTCGAGCTGTGGAAGAAGGCGGGGACCTGGGAGTTCATGCACCCGTGGATCGAGTGCATCCTCCCGTGGGAGACGGCGGCCGACTGCATCCAGGAGGTGCTGCGCGACACGCACCCCGGGATCCAGGTCGGCGGGCACGTCCTGCTGTGGCCGGCGAAGGGGACCTCGTCCCGCTCGAAGAACTTCAAGGTCCCCGAGGGGGAGAACCTCGTCGGCTTCGGGCTGCTTCCCGCCGTCCCCCAGAAGTTCTGGGGGGAGGCGAAGGAGCGTCTCGAGAACGCCAGCCGCCTCATGCTCATGTTCGGCGCGAAGCGGTACCTCTCCGGCTGGGTAAACTTCACCGCCGAGGAGTGGCGCGAGCACTACGGGGCGCGGTGGGACGAGCTCGTCGAGCTCAAGCGGCGCTTCGACCCCGACCGGATCTTCAATCCCGGCTTCCTTCCCCTGTAG
- a CDS encoding SCP2 sterol-binding domain-containing protein: protein MAIKFGTPEWAQLLVQEVNGSSEYRNAAAGWGDGYNGNVMLVIEPDAKLANGLNLLIRLSRGTCHGAEFTGDAHHPEAGFALRAPFSLWKDILERKSMAATAILTGKMKVDGDKMTLLRHTAAHRAMVSCCSAIDTDFDL, encoded by the coding sequence ATGGCGATCAAGTTCGGCACCCCCGAGTGGGCGCAGTTGCTGGTGCAGGAAGTCAACGGCTCGAGCGAGTACCGCAACGCCGCGGCGGGCTGGGGCGACGGGTACAACGGGAACGTCATGCTCGTCATCGAGCCGGACGCGAAGCTCGCGAACGGGCTCAACCTGCTCATCCGCCTGTCGAGGGGAACCTGCCACGGGGCGGAGTTCACCGGCGATGCGCACCACCCGGAAGCGGGGTTCGCCCTGCGCGCCCCGTTCTCGCTCTGGAAGGACATCCTCGAGCGGAAGTCGATGGCGGCGACCGCCATCCTCACCGGGAAGATGAAGGTCGACGGCGACAAGATGACGTTGCTCAGGCACACCGCCGCGCACCGCGCGATGGTCTCGTGCTGCTCGGCCATCGACACCGACTTCGACCTGTAG